One Gossypium raimondii isolate GPD5lz chromosome 3, ASM2569854v1, whole genome shotgun sequence genomic window carries:
- the LOC105795745 gene encoding uncharacterized protein LOC105795745 — translation MKKCNAFLQNKLPSKLKDLESFTIPCNIRESYCGKALCNLGANINLMPKSIFKLLGIGEVRPTIMTLQLADRSFAYPKGKIEDVLVRVDRSIFPADFIVLDFEVDKEVPIILGRPFLATGRTLIDVQKGELIMRVQENQVTFNVLKAMKFPCPTKECLVIEELEALVSMESNFEEDPSENTLGSEPLEDEKCMKVPKYLLTKKDAKPRLNRWILLLQEFDLKIQDRKCVGNQVADHLSRLEQNEVTSSLVPINENFPNEHIFEDQFLFKQCADNIIRKCVAESEIDEILYHYHSSLSGGHFCGSSTAVKILQTGFFWPTVFKDMWLKWLLDKYDVKHKIAAAYHPQSNGQVGRVN, via the exons ATGAAGAAGTGCAATGCATTCTTACAGAACAAGCTACCATCGAAACTGAAAGACCTTGAAAGCTTTACGATACCTTGTAACATCAGAGAATCATACTGCGGTAAAGCTTTGTGCAACCTTGGAGCAAACATCAACTTAATgcctaaatctattttcaaactgttgggaataggtgaagtaagacccacTATTATGACACTTCAACTTGCGGATCGTTCGTTTGCATATCCCAAGGGAAAGATAGAGGATGTCTTGGTAAGAGTTGATAGGTCTATTTTTCCTGCTGACTTTATTGTGTTAGACTTTGAAGTAGATAAGGAAGTTCCAATCATCTTAgggagacctttcctagccacgGGAAGAACGTTAATAGATGTGCAAAAAGGAGAACTTATAATGAGAGTTCAAGAAAAccaggtaacatttaacgtaCTGAAGGCCATGAAATTTCCCTGTCCGACGAAAGAATGTTTAGTTATAGAGGAATTAGAAGCCTTAGTTTCTAtggaaagcaattttgaagaagacCCGTCAGAGAACACTTTAGGGTCTGAACCCTTGGAAGATGAAAAATGTATGAAG gtaccaaagtatttactcacgaagaaagatgctaaACCAAGGCTAAATCGATGGATACTTTTGCTCCAAGAATTTGATCTTAAGATCCAAGATAGAAAATGTGTCGGAAATCAAGTAGCTGACCATCTATCGAGGCTGGAACAAAATGAGGTAACTTCTTCACTCGTTccaattaatgagaattttcctAATGAGCATATCTTCGAG GatcaatttttgtttaaacaatgtgcagATAATATAATCAGGAAGTGCGTAGCTGAAAGTGAAATTGACGAGATTTTGTACCACTATCATTCATCTctgagtgggggacacttttgTGGTTCCAGTACAGCAGTGAAGATTTTACAAACTggattcttttggcctacaGTGTTTAAGGATAT gtggcttaagtggttgcttgacaagtATGATGTGAAGCATAAGATTGCTGCTGCCTATCACCCACAGTCAAATGGGCAAGTTGGAAGGGTGAATTGA